In Deinococcus sp. HSC-46F16, the following are encoded in one genomic region:
- a CDS encoding shikimate dehydrogenase: MRSPSDAPLALIGYSTDAARALREAGLLAVPVPDDDPAAVLDACRTLRFVGALVHPSREVALAGHVDPDPDARRVGRVDAVAFGREAHGTYALADALMDAVEGSGYAARGADALLLGSGADLARALPLLRLGFGNVGIVADSYPEAERFARDVPAGVRAFPVGRRDSALASLSERADLIVLTGGPVPPGLLQPYHTLVDLTGQASTGSSGAARLDLTRLPELRLVRQLLHATGQRYRPEDVTDLAAALA, translated from the coding sequence ATGCGCTCTCCCAGCGACGCTCCCCTGGCCCTGATCGGGTATTCCACCGACGCCGCCCGCGCCCTGCGGGAGGCCGGACTGCTCGCCGTCCCCGTGCCCGACGACGACCCTGCCGCCGTGCTGGACGCCTGCCGCACCCTGCGCTTCGTGGGGGCGCTCGTGCACCCCTCGCGCGAGGTGGCCCTTGCCGGACACGTGGACCCCGACCCCGACGCCCGCCGGGTGGGGCGGGTGGACGCGGTGGCTTTCGGAAGGGAAGCGCACGGCACCTACGCCCTCGCGGACGCGCTCATGGACGCGGTGGAGGGAAGCGGGTACGCGGCCCGCGGCGCGGACGCCCTGCTGCTGGGCTCGGGGGCCGACCTCGCCCGCGCCCTGCCGCTGCTGCGTCTGGGCTTCGGCAACGTGGGCATCGTGGCCGACTCGTACCCCGAAGCCGAGCGCTTCGCCCGCGACGTGCCCGCCGGGGTCCGTGCCTTTCCCGTGGGGCGGCGCGACTCGGCCCTCGCCTCCCTTTCCGAGCGGGCCGACCTGATCGTGCTGACGGGCGGCCCCGTCCCCCCCGGCCTCCTCCAGCCCTACCACACCCTGGTGGACCTCACCGGGCAGGCGAGTACCGGGAGCAGCGGCGCGGCGCGGCTGGACCTCACCCGGTTGCCCGAGCTGCGGCTGGTGCGCCAGCTCCTGCACGCCACCGGGCAGCGCTACCGCCCAGAAGATGTGACAGACCTCGCGGCGGCGCTGGCCTGA
- a CDS encoding ABC transporter permease, which produces MTTLFPPRAAAKRPPSIFWRRFRRSTPGKVGAVIVAVFVLLALLAPVIQPYDPTTDRDYRLNLKPPSVAALWNPEVAEEYRDPVTGQVNVWKAPFGTDNLGRSVATRVLHGAQLSLKVGVVSTVLALIVGTLLGVLSGYFGGWLDTVTGYLSDVMLAFPSILLAIGFASIFSSDTPPLPITALDRLFALNSPQLVTAMLAVSLVQVPVYMRLARAVVLSVREREFVQAAGALGASQGRMVFRHVLPNSLSPLIVQGALSIATATIEVAALGFLGIGAQPPLPEWGTMISDSRQYYVDAPWTMVFPGLAIFLTVLGFNLLGDGLRDVLDPRSTQ; this is translated from the coding sequence ATGACCACCCTCTTCCCTCCCCGCGCCGCTGCCAAACGGCCCCCCAGCATCTTCTGGCGGCGCTTCCGCCGCTCCACACCCGGCAAGGTGGGGGCGGTGATTGTGGCCGTGTTCGTGCTGCTGGCGCTGCTGGCGCCTGTCATTCAGCCCTACGACCCCACCACCGACCGCGACTACCGCCTCAACCTCAAGCCGCCCTCGGTGGCCGCGCTGTGGAACCCCGAAGTCGCCGAGGAGTACCGCGACCCGGTCACCGGGCAGGTCAACGTCTGGAAGGCCCCCTTCGGCACCGACAACCTGGGGCGCTCGGTCGCCACCCGCGTGTTGCACGGGGCGCAGCTCAGCCTGAAGGTGGGCGTGGTCAGCACGGTCCTCGCCCTGATCGTGGGCACGCTGCTGGGCGTGCTGTCGGGCTATTTCGGCGGCTGGCTGGACACCGTGACGGGGTATCTCAGCGACGTGATGCTGGCCTTTCCGTCCATCCTGCTCGCCATCGGGTTCGCCAGCATCTTTTCCAGCGACACGCCACCCCTGCCCATCACAGCGCTCGACCGCCTCTTCGCGCTGAACAGCCCGCAGCTTGTCACGGCGATGCTGGCGGTGTCGCTGGTGCAGGTGCCCGTCTACATGCGCCTGGCCCGCGCGGTGGTCCTGAGCGTGCGCGAGCGCGAGTTCGTGCAGGCGGCGGGGGCGCTGGGGGCCTCGCAGGGGCGGATGGTCTTCCGGCACGTGCTGCCCAACAGCCTCTCGCCGCTGATCGTGCAGGGGGCGCTGAGCATCGCCACCGCCACCATCGAGGTCGCCGCGCTGGGCTTCCTGGGCATCGGGGCGCAGCCGCCGCTGCCCGAATGGGGCACCATGATCAGCGACTCGCGGCAGTACTACGTGGACGCGCCGTGGACGATGGTTTTTCCGGGCCTCGCCATCTTCCTGACGGTGCTGGGCTTCAACCTGCTTGGGGACGGATTGCGGGACGTGCTGGACCCCAGAAGTACCCAGTAA
- a CDS encoding ABC transporter permease, with the protein MGSYVIRRLLRTLLVIIGISVVVFAFVRSIPGDPATALLGERATPEAAAALREQLGLNKPWFINLGNPGNPLDAQYPRYVAGLLRGDLGSGLKSNIPVRDELASRFPATAELSVAALLFALLIGLPAGIVAALRRNSVWDNVATTVSLVGVSMPVFWLGLLLSYFFAVKLGWLPPSARLGNETVLEPITGFYVLDALLRGQPAAAWDAIRHLILPAIALGTIPLAIIARITRSSLLEVLGQDYVRTARAKGLAPRHVTIKHALRNALLPVVTVIGLQAGALLGGAVLTETIFSWPGLGSWLYDAISLRDYPVIQGGVIFAALVVSVVNLLVDLSYAALDPRIQYQ; encoded by the coding sequence TTGGGCAGTTACGTGATTCGCCGCCTGCTGCGGACCCTGCTGGTCATCATCGGAATCAGCGTGGTGGTGTTCGCCTTCGTGCGGTCCATTCCCGGCGATCCGGCCACCGCGCTGCTGGGCGAGCGGGCCACCCCGGAAGCGGCGGCGGCCCTGCGCGAGCAACTGGGGCTGAACAAGCCGTGGTTCATCAACCTGGGCAACCCCGGCAATCCGCTGGACGCGCAGTACCCGCGCTACGTGGCCGGGCTGCTCCGGGGGGACCTGGGCAGCGGCCTGAAAAGCAATATCCCGGTGCGGGACGAACTCGCCTCGCGCTTTCCGGCAACCGCCGAGCTGAGCGTCGCGGCGCTGCTGTTCGCCCTCCTGATCGGCCTGCCCGCCGGGATCGTGGCGGCTCTGCGGCGCAACAGCGTGTGGGACAACGTGGCGACCACGGTCAGTCTGGTGGGCGTCAGCATGCCGGTGTTCTGGCTGGGGCTGCTGCTGTCGTACTTCTTCGCGGTGAAGCTGGGGTGGCTGCCGCCCTCGGCGCGGCTGGGCAACGAGACGGTGCTGGAGCCGATCACGGGCTTCTACGTGCTTGACGCCCTCTTGCGGGGGCAGCCCGCCGCCGCCTGGGACGCCATCCGACACCTGATTCTGCCCGCGATTGCCCTGGGGACCATCCCGCTGGCGATCATCGCCCGCATCACGCGCTCCAGCCTGCTGGAAGTGCTGGGGCAGGACTACGTGCGGACCGCGCGGGCCAAGGGCCTCGCACCCCGTCACGTGACCATCAAGCACGCGCTGCGCAACGCCCTGCTGCCGGTCGTCACCGTGATCGGCTTGCAGGCGGGGGCGCTGCTGGGCGGCGCGGTGCTCACCGAGACGATCTTTTCCTGGCCGGGGCTGGGATCGTGGCTCTACGACGCGATCAGCCTGCGCGACTACCCGGTCATTCAGGGCGGGGTGATCTTCGCCGCACTCGTCGTCAGCGTGGTCAACCTGCTGGTGGACCTCAGCTACGCGGCGCTGGACCCCCGCATTCAATACCAGTGA
- a CDS encoding ABC transporter substrate-binding protein: protein MKKLLLTALLTTLPTAGAATLVYGANGDPVSLEPGNITDGISILVQHQIYDTLVGFKDGTTDPEPGLATKWSSNANATSWTFTLRPNVKFHDGTAFNADAVVYNFSRWWDPKHPQGFRNQGRTFEIWGQLLGGYKGDATSVVKNIVKVNNTTVRFDLNKPSSVFPEVIGAGYFGIASPAAIKKDGAKYGTPASKPIGTGPFVFQSWRTGDRVTLAPNKSYWGSKAKVDGLIIRSIKDASQRLNELKAGTIDFTSDLTPDALKSVQADRNLVAVKKPSFNVGFLSLNNRNQYIKNDKVREAISMAINRKAIVDAFWNGLGVSNASFLPPVLAWANSKDVPGAYRFDPAAAKKMLADAGYPNGFSLDLWYMPVSRPYFPTPKPIAEAIAADLSAIGIKVNLKTEDWAKYLEDRNKEPGFDMYMIGWTGDYGDPDNFYGAYYGPTASDDINWNPPELQRLLEQGRAAVGRTAKARVYSQLHELTYKANYRLPMVHSQPLAAARTYVKGWVPSPLGSEAFNNISLVGKR, encoded by the coding sequence ATGAAAAAACTGCTGCTGACTGCCCTGCTCACCACGCTGCCCACCGCCGGGGCCGCGACCCTCGTCTACGGGGCCAACGGCGACCCCGTCAGCCTGGAGCCGGGCAACATCACCGACGGCATCAGCATCCTGGTGCAGCACCAGATCTACGACACGTTGGTGGGCTTCAAAGACGGCACCACCGACCCCGAACCCGGCCTCGCCACCAAATGGAGCAGCAACGCGAACGCGACAAGCTGGACCTTCACCCTGCGGCCGAATGTCAAGTTCCACGACGGCACCGCCTTTAATGCTGACGCTGTGGTGTACAACTTCAGCCGCTGGTGGGACCCCAAGCATCCCCAGGGCTTCCGCAACCAGGGCCGCACCTTCGAGATCTGGGGCCAGCTCCTGGGCGGCTACAAGGGTGACGCCACTTCGGTCGTGAAGAACATCGTCAAGGTGAACAACACCACCGTGCGCTTCGACCTGAACAAGCCGTCGAGCGTGTTCCCGGAGGTGATTGGCGCCGGGTACTTCGGCATCGCCAGCCCTGCGGCGATCAAAAAGGACGGGGCCAAGTACGGTACCCCGGCCAGCAAGCCCATCGGCACCGGCCCCTTCGTCTTCCAGAGCTGGCGCACCGGCGACCGCGTGACCCTGGCGCCCAACAAGAGCTACTGGGGCAGCAAGGCCAAGGTGGACGGCCTGATCATCCGCTCGATCAAGGACGCCTCGCAGCGGCTCAACGAGCTGAAGGCGGGCACCATCGACTTCACGTCCGACCTCACGCCCGACGCGCTGAAGTCGGTGCAGGCGGACCGCAACCTCGTGGCGGTCAAGAAGCCCTCCTTCAACGTGGGTTTCCTGAGCCTGAACAACCGCAACCAGTACATCAAGAACGACAAGGTGCGCGAGGCCATCTCGATGGCGATCAACCGCAAGGCCATCGTGGACGCCTTCTGGAACGGGCTGGGCGTCAGCAACGCCAGCTTCCTGCCGCCCGTGCTGGCCTGGGCCAACTCCAAGGACGTGCCCGGCGCCTACCGGTTCGACCCGGCCGCCGCCAAGAAGATGCTGGCCGACGCGGGCTACCCGAACGGCTTCTCGCTGGACCTGTGGTACATGCCGGTCAGCCGCCCGTACTTCCCCACGCCCAAGCCCATCGCCGAGGCCATCGCCGCCGACCTCAGCGCCATCGGCATCAAGGTGAACCTCAAGACCGAGGACTGGGCCAAGTACCTCGAGGACCGCAACAAGGAACCCGGCTTCGACATGTACATGATCGGCTGGACCGGGGACTACGGTGACCCCGACAACTTCTACGGGGCGTACTACGGCCCGACCGCCAGCGACGACATCAACTGGAATCCGCCCGAACTCCAGCGCCTGCTCGAGCAGGGCCGTGCCGCCGTGGGCCGCACCGCCAAGGCCCGCGTGTACTCGCAACTGCATGAACTCACCTACAAGGCGAACTACCGCCTCCCGATGGTGCACAGTCAGCCGCTGGCGGCCGCCCGCACCTACGTCAAGGGGTGGGTGCCCAGCCCGCTGGGCAGCGAGGCCTTCAACAACATCTCGCTGGTGGGCAAGCGCTGA